A window of Natranaerovirga pectinivora contains these coding sequences:
- a CDS encoding GNAT family N-acetyltransferase, with the protein MSNEFVNLTTDNIASEHLCCAIADKKHQRGVDVKRTWLIDRVADGHVFRKLNEKGKVFIEYAPLEKAWVPIVGDNYIYIYCLWVSGSFKGKGYGKELLDYCITDARKQNKAGVCIISSKKKKPFLSDKKFMQKFGFETVAMIDGEYELMALSFDGSKPGFTSNAKKQNIDSEELTIYYSLQCPYIPNFIEQIETYCNANDIPVKLIKVDTLEKAKELPCVFNNWAVFYRGKFETVHLLNEGYLKKMFDK; encoded by the coding sequence ATGAGTAATGAATTTGTAAATTTAACCACAGACAATATTGCAAGTGAACACTTGTGTTGTGCTATTGCCGATAAAAAACATCAACGTGGTGTTGATGTTAAAAGGACATGGCTTATTGACAGGGTTGCAGATGGTCATGTATTTAGAAAGTTAAATGAAAAAGGCAAGGTTTTTATTGAATATGCACCACTTGAAAAAGCATGGGTGCCGATTGTTGGCGATAATTACATTTATATTTACTGTCTTTGGGTTTCAGGAAGCTTTAAAGGAAAGGGGTATGGTAAAGAGTTACTCGATTATTGCATAACAGATGCAAGGAAACAAAATAAGGCAGGTGTTTGCATAATCAGCTCAAAAAAGAAAAAACCTTTTCTTTCAGACAAAAAGTTTATGCAAAAATTCGGGTTTGAAACGGTCGCTATGATTGATGGTGAGTATGAACTTATGGCATTATCTTTTGATGGCTCAAAGCCGGGGTTTACATCCAATGCAAAAAAACAAAATATAGATAGTGAAGAGCTAACTATTTATTATAGTTTGCAATGCCCATATATTCCAAACTTTATAGAACAAATTGAAACCTACTGTAATGCAAACGATATTCCCGTTAAACTAATAAAAGTTGATACATTAGAAAAAGCGAAGGAACTTCCTTGCGTGTTCAATAACTGGGCTGTTTTTTATAGAGGTAAGTTTGAAACAGTACATTTGCTCAATGAGGGTTATTTAAAGAAAATGTTTGATAAATAA
- a CDS encoding linear amide C-N hydrolase gives MLIRKVKNRSKKKVLLILLGVILLMILMVGLIFRNEILTLASLNKISDRPVYEMTYYGGYSFDKYLQTGSKTQEEFENFLRKNLAQGISSIFKIGENSPACSSFIATTPDGDVIFARNLDTTVAIPCLIKTNPKTGYKSYGMVNLALTNGRAYLEATSNGTNTYDLNLESKFLALTAPYLVTDGVNEKGLSVARHTLIGSRAPIDDDKITLSEMTIPKLLLDKAGTVEEALEILDQYNIALNNPYPSHFMIVDAEGNSAVVEFLYGQKHVIHKEGDYQILANFRLYNNPNLHGFGSDRYLAYEEVLSESNGIITTEDALKLLQENTIPGQEHWSVVYNLTQKTVTLTIFDDYETTYTYEIK, from the coding sequence ATGCTAATAAGAAAAGTAAAGAACCGTAGTAAAAAAAAAGTGTTGCTAATTTTACTAGGAGTTATTTTGTTAATGATTCTAATGGTTGGGTTAATATTCAGAAATGAGATTTTGACCTTAGCATCTCTTAACAAAATAAGCGATCGACCCGTTTATGAGATGACATACTATGGTGGTTATTCTTTCGATAAATATTTACAAACGGGTTCTAAAACACAAGAGGAATTTGAGAATTTTTTAAGAAAGAATCTTGCTCAAGGCATCTCTAGTATATTTAAGATTGGTGAGAATAGTCCAGCCTGTTCTTCATTTATTGCAACAACGCCAGATGGAGATGTTATCTTTGCAAGAAATCTTGATACAACAGTTGCAATCCCTTGCCTAATCAAAACAAATCCTAAAACAGGATATAAGTCATATGGGATGGTTAATTTGGCTCTTACAAATGGGCGTGCTTATTTAGAGGCTACTTCAAATGGAACAAATACATATGATTTAAATTTAGAATCTAAGTTTCTAGCACTTACAGCACCCTATTTGGTAACAGATGGCGTAAATGAAAAAGGGTTATCAGTAGCTCGTCATACACTGATTGGCTCCAGAGCGCCTATAGATGATGATAAAATTACACTTTCTGAGATGACAATACCTAAACTGCTATTAGATAAAGCAGGAACAGTTGAAGAAGCCTTAGAGATTTTAGATCAATACAACATAGCACTTAATAATCCATATCCCTCTCATTTTATGATAGTTGATGCTGAAGGTAATTCCGCAGTGGTTGAATTTCTTTATGGTCAAAAGCATGTTATACATAAAGAAGGAGATTATCAAATATTAGCTAATTTTAGACTTTACAACAATCCAAATCTACATGGATTCGGTTCTGATCGTTACTTGGCCTATGAAGAAGTATTATCAGAATCAAATGGAATCATTACAACAGAGGATGCACTAAAGCTACTTCAAGAGAATACCATTCCAGGGCAAGAGCATTGGTCTGTTGTATATAATCTAACTCAGAAAACAGTAACACTTACAATTTTTGATGATTATGAGACTACGTATACTTATGAAATCAAATAA
- a CDS encoding type II toxin-antitoxin system HicB family antitoxin, protein MSFKFTVFVQKEDDWYVAKCLENNIASQGKTIEEALANLKEAVELFYEDEKPSDEFPQTFITTMDIKL, encoded by the coding sequence ATGAGTTTTAAATTTACTGTCTTTGTTCAAAAAGAAGATGATTGGTATGTTGCTAAATGTCTTGAAAATAATATTGCATCTCAAGGTAAAACTATTGAAGAAGCTTTAGCTAATCTTAAAGAAGCTGTTGAATTATTTTACGAGGATGAAAAACCTAGTGACGAATTTCCTCAAACTTTTATTACAACAATGGATATTAAATTATAA
- a CDS encoding type II toxin-antitoxin system HicA family toxin, producing the protein MGSKYPILKPNEIIKALSKLGFVKVSQRGSHSKYKNDTTPQKVVIIPMHSEIARGTLKSILQQADLELDDFLNLL; encoded by the coding sequence ATGGGTTCTAAATATCCAATTCTAAAACCCAATGAAATTATTAAAGCATTAAGTAAACTAGGTTTTGTAAAAGTTTCTCAAAGAGGAAGCCATTCTAAATATAAAAATGATACCACTCCACAAAAAGTTGTTATTATACCTATGCATTCAGAAATTGCAAGAGGTACTTTAAAAAGTATTTTACAACAAGCTGATTTGGAATTAGATGATTTTTTGAATTTACTTTAA
- a CDS encoding Nif3-like dinuclear metal center hexameric protein encodes MRLTEIEEFIVNLFDSKYNEFFHKESGITVRGKEDVRKIGYCTNLTLDTIEEARKNNVDLIITHHDAWDFIFGLKDACHNKLMEYNMSHYFNHLPLDDCHFGTNDSLIEKLGLHIIERTHIENGFYCGRIAEFKEEIEFEELVKRIEVILEEPVKAWKFKVGKVKRIGLVCGGGGLTSDVREAFEKNCDVYITGEKTLYTIEYAKFVEISLIIGSHTFTELFGIESLARQIADKYKDIEIIRLVEEHLEV; translated from the coding sequence ATGAGATTAACTGAAATAGAGGAATTTATAGTAAATTTATTTGATAGCAAATATAATGAATTTTTTCATAAAGAAAGTGGCATTACTGTACGTGGGAAAGAGGATGTAAGAAAAATTGGATATTGCACTAACCTTACACTTGATACAATTGAAGAAGCAAGAAAGAACAATGTTGATTTAATTATAACTCACCATGATGCATGGGATTTTATCTTTGGATTGAAAGATGCTTGTCATAACAAATTGATGGAATACAACATGTCACATTATTTTAATCACTTACCATTAGATGACTGTCACTTTGGTACAAATGATTCATTAATTGAGAAACTAGGCTTACATATTATTGAGAGAACCCATATAGAAAATGGTTTCTATTGCGGAAGGATAGCTGAATTTAAAGAGGAAATAGAATTTGAAGAACTAGTAAAAAGGATAGAAGTTATTCTAGAAGAACCAGTAAAGGCTTGGAAGTTTAAAGTTGGAAAGGTTAAAAGAATCGGTTTAGTTTGTGGAGGTGGAGGTTTAACCTCAGATGTAAGAGAAGCATTTGAGAAGAACTGTGATGTCTATATTACAGGAGAAAAAACATTATACACCATTGAATATGCTAAATTTGTTGAAATAAGCTTAATAATAGGTAGTCATACTTTTACTGAATTATTTGGGATTGAGAGTCTAGCTAGACAAATAGCTGATAAGTATAAAGATATTGAAATTATTAGATTAGTTGAAGAACATCTTGAGGTATAA
- a CDS encoding GNAT family N-acetyltransferase: MIEIRKLMKYTMENEKSFGLHGFTTKKIYEVEKKEKYDQIEFLVRLLELGKPLTKIWPYIEEDISWYNKIISQELSFGAYDENKLVGVIIVDEVKWNNSFSIANLLVSDKYRGKGVGSLLIDKITCIAKKKGVRVLSLETQSTNVPAITFYMKNGFVLDALDLSLYTNEDIKKNEIAFFMKKKL; encoded by the coding sequence TTGATTGAAATAAGAAAACTAATGAAATACACTATGGAAAATGAAAAGTCTTTCGGCTTACATGGATTTACAACAAAAAAGATTTATGAAGTTGAAAAGAAAGAAAAGTATGACCAAATTGAATTTCTAGTAAGATTATTAGAGTTAGGAAAGCCATTGACTAAAATTTGGCCATACATTGAAGAAGATATTTCTTGGTATAACAAGATTATAAGTCAAGAGTTGTCCTTTGGTGCATATGATGAAAATAAATTAGTTGGAGTAATAATAGTTGACGAAGTAAAATGGAATAACTCATTCAGTATTGCAAACCTACTTGTTTCTGATAAATATAGAGGTAAAGGCGTAGGTTCTTTACTTATAGACAAAATAACTTGTATCGCAAAAAAGAAAGGAGTTAGAGTCTTATCCTTGGAAACACAGAGTACAAATGTACCTGCAATTACATTCTATATGAAGAATGGATTTGTATTAGATGCACTGGATCTTTCATTGTATACAAATGAAGATATAAAGAAGAATGAAATAGCTTTTTTTATGAAGAAGAAGTTATAA
- the thiC gene encoding phosphomethylpyrimidine synthase ThiC — MTYKTQMEAARKGIVTPQMEIVAKKEHMPIETLMERLAKGTVIIPANINHKSLDPEGVGEGTRTKINVNLGISKDCNNFDVEMEKVNKAIEMKAEAIMDLSSYGKTREFRQTLVEKSTAMIGTVPIYDAVGFYDKELKDITKDEFLKVVRTHAEDGVDFMTIHAGLNRATAERFKKNSRLTNIVSRGGSLLYAWMELNNKENPFYEYYDELLDICREYDVTLSLGDACRPGSIADSTDASQIEELIVLGELTKRAWEKDVQVMIEGPGHMAINEIAANMILEKRLCHGAPFYVLGPIVTDVAPGYDHITSAIGGAIAASNGADFLCYVTPAEHLRLPNLDDMKEGIIASKIAAHAGDIAKGIPNARDWDNKMSKARQELNWEGMFQLAMDPEKARRYRAESMPENEDSCTMCGKMCSMRNMNKIMEGKDLNILRD; from the coding sequence ATGACTTATAAAACTCAAATGGAAGCAGCAAGAAAAGGAATTGTAACACCACAAATGGAAATCGTAGCAAAAAAAGAACATATGCCAATAGAAACACTTATGGAAAGATTAGCAAAAGGAACAGTTATCATTCCAGCTAATATTAATCACAAATCATTAGACCCAGAAGGTGTAGGAGAAGGCACAAGAACAAAAATCAATGTAAACTTAGGAATCTCAAAAGACTGTAACAACTTTGATGTTGAGATGGAAAAAGTAAACAAAGCAATAGAAATGAAAGCAGAAGCTATCATGGACCTTAGTTCCTATGGTAAAACAAGAGAATTCCGTCAAACATTAGTAGAAAAATCTACAGCAATGATAGGAACAGTACCAATTTACGATGCTGTTGGATTCTATGATAAAGAATTAAAAGACATTACAAAAGACGAATTCTTAAAAGTGGTTAGAACGCACGCAGAAGACGGTGTAGACTTTATGACAATCCATGCAGGACTGAATAGAGCTACAGCAGAAAGATTTAAGAAAAACAGTAGATTAACAAACATCGTATCAAGAGGTGGCTCATTATTATATGCTTGGATGGAGCTTAACAACAAAGAAAATCCATTCTACGAATACTATGATGAATTATTAGACATCTGTAGAGAATATGATGTAACCCTAAGTTTAGGAGATGCTTGTCGTCCAGGTTCTATTGCAGACTCAACAGATGCAAGTCAAATTGAAGAATTAATCGTTCTTGGTGAATTAACAAAAAGAGCTTGGGAAAAAGACGTTCAAGTAATGATAGAAGGACCAGGCCACATGGCAATCAACGAAATTGCTGCCAATATGATTCTTGAAAAAAGACTTTGCCACGGTGCACCATTCTATGTGTTAGGGCCAATCGTAACAGACGTAGCACCAGGATACGACCACATAACAAGTGCAATCGGTGGCGCAATTGCAGCATCTAACGGTGCAGACTTCTTATGCTATGTAACACCAGCAGAACATTTAAGATTACCAAACTTAGACGATATGAAAGAAGGCATCATTGCATCTAAAATAGCAGCACACGCAGGAGATATCGCAAAAGGTATCCCTAATGCAAGAGACTGGGATAACAAAATGAGTAAAGCAAGACAAGAGTTAAACTGGGAAGGCATGTTCCAATTGGCAATGGACCCAGAAAAAGCAAGAAGATACAGAGCTGAATCTATGCCAGAAAATGAAGACAGTTGTACAATGTGTGGTAAAATGTGTTCTATGAGAAATATGAACAAGATTATGGAAGGTAAAGACTTAAACATATTAAGAGATTAA
- the thiE gene encoding thiamine phosphate synthase — MTKAEKLRLFDSGIYGITAEEHSKGRDNIEVVQEMLEAGINIIQYREKDKEIGEKYQQCLKIRELTKEAGAIFIVNDHIDIAIMVGADGVHIGQDDIPIEVVRKLVGEDMIIGLSTHSPAQGQEAIERGADYIGVGPIFKTFTKKNVCDPVGLEYLDYVVKNLDIPYVAIGGIKEHNIKDVHDQGAKCICLVTEIVGADNIKEKVQSIRELLK; from the coding sequence ATGACGAAAGCAGAAAAACTGAGACTATTTGATTCAGGCATCTATGGCATTACAGCAGAAGAACATTCAAAAGGCAGAGACAATATAGAAGTGGTACAGGAAATGTTAGAAGCGGGTATTAATATCATCCAATACAGAGAAAAAGACAAAGAAATTGGAGAAAAATATCAGCAATGCTTAAAAATCCGTGAGCTAACAAAAGAAGCAGGAGCCATATTTATTGTTAATGACCATATAGACATTGCTATAATGGTTGGGGCAGATGGTGTACATATCGGTCAAGATGATATACCAATAGAAGTGGTAAGAAAATTAGTTGGAGAAGATATGATTATTGGACTATCCACCCACTCACCAGCACAAGGTCAAGAAGCCATTGAAAGAGGTGCAGACTACATTGGTGTAGGCCCAATATTTAAAACATTTACTAAGAAAAATGTATGCGATCCTGTTGGCTTAGAGTATTTAGACTATGTGGTAAAAAACCTAGATATCCCTTATGTGGCTATTGGGGGCATCAAAGAACATAACATAAAAGACGTTCACGACCAAGGGGCAAAATGTATCTGTTTAGTAACAGAAATTGTAGGTGCAGACAATATCAAAGAAAAAGTACAAAGCATTAGAGAACTTTTAAAATAG
- the thiF gene encoding sulfur carrier protein ThiS adenylyltransferase ThiF, whose product MNGFEEKLCGYIGKDNLNKIQEVTIGIAGAGGLGSNCAFNLVRSGFNKLIIVDFDHIEASNLNRQFYFYDQLGKPKVEALEKNLKRINPDINITAIHTKLEKENIKDIFKTCDIVVEAFDKAEYKALIIQELIKEKEFIVAASGLAGWGNSDEIKTHYIRQNLVIIGDLKTEVGEDTPPISPKVNIAAAKQADAILEYVLGR is encoded by the coding sequence ATGAATGGCTTTGAAGAAAAGTTATGTGGGTATATTGGAAAAGATAACTTAAATAAAATACAAGAAGTGACCATAGGAATAGCAGGAGCAGGGGGATTAGGGTCTAATTGTGCCTTTAACCTTGTAAGAAGTGGGTTTAATAAATTGATCATTGTAGATTTTGATCATATAGAAGCATCCAACTTAAATAGACAATTTTATTTTTATGATCAATTAGGAAAACCAAAAGTAGAAGCACTTGAGAAGAACCTAAAAAGAATTAATCCAGATATAAACATAACAGCTATTCATACAAAACTAGAAAAAGAGAACATTAAGGACATTTTCAAGACTTGTGATATTGTGGTAGAAGCTTTTGATAAAGCAGAATACAAAGCCCTAATCATACAAGAGCTAATCAAAGAAAAAGAATTTATCGTAGCCGCATCAGGTCTAGCAGGATGGGGCAATAGTGATGAGATTAAAACCCATTATATAAGACAGAATCTAGTGATTATTGGAGATTTAAAAACAGAAGTGGGAGAAGATACACCACCCATATCACCAAAAGTTAATATAGCAGCAGCAAAACAAGCAGATGCGATTTTAGAATATGTTCTAGGGAGGTAA
- the thiH gene encoding 2-iminoacetate synthase ThiH: MSFYEVYNQYKNMDFEGYFSKLTENDIHRIINKDKISALEFLALLSPVAKGSLELMARKANVLTKQNFGKAMILYTPLYLGNYCVNQCAYCGFNVNNPIPRKKLALDEVELEAKAIADTGLRHILILTGESRKGTSVDYIEECVKVINKYATVSIEIYPLEQEEYERLIKAGVDGLTLYQEVYNEQIYDEIHIRGPKKDYLNRLNAPERACKAKMRNVNIGALLGLDDWEKEAFFTGLHGQYLQDKYADTEISVSLPRMRPHAGAFTPKVNVDDKSFVQIMLALRLFMPRAGITISTREEPEFRENVLPLGVTKMSAGTTTAVGGRTQKEDTVQFDTSDKRTVDEIKEMLLSKGYQPVFKDWQLL; the protein is encoded by the coding sequence ATGAGTTTTTATGAAGTGTATAATCAATATAAGAACATGGATTTTGAAGGGTACTTTAGTAAATTAACAGAAAATGATATTCATAGAATTATAAACAAAGATAAAATAAGTGCATTAGAGTTTTTGGCTCTATTATCCCCAGTTGCTAAAGGCTCGTTAGAACTTATGGCAAGGAAGGCCAATGTCCTTACAAAACAAAACTTTGGCAAAGCAATGATTTTATACACCCCTTTATATCTTGGGAATTATTGTGTCAATCAATGTGCTTATTGCGGCTTCAATGTGAATAACCCTATTCCAAGAAAAAAATTAGCATTAGATGAAGTTGAATTAGAAGCAAAGGCAATTGCAGATACAGGACTTCGCCATATTCTTATTCTAACGGGAGAATCAAGAAAAGGTACTTCAGTTGACTATATAGAAGAATGTGTAAAAGTCATTAACAAATATGCAACAGTATCTATTGAAATATATCCTTTAGAACAAGAGGAATATGAAAGATTAATAAAAGCAGGAGTAGATGGTCTTACATTGTATCAAGAAGTCTACAATGAACAAATCTATGATGAAATACATATCAGAGGCCCTAAAAAAGATTACCTTAATAGATTAAATGCACCAGAAAGAGCATGTAAAGCAAAAATGAGAAATGTGAATATTGGTGCATTACTAGGATTAGATGATTGGGAAAAAGAGGCTTTCTTTACTGGTTTACACGGACAATACTTACAAGACAAATATGCAGATACAGAGATAAGCGTCTCTTTACCAAGGATGCGTCCCCACGCAGGTGCATTTACACCAAAAGTAAATGTAGATGATAAAAGTTTTGTTCAAATTATGTTGGCTCTAAGACTCTTTATGCCAAGAGCAGGCATTACCATATCAACAAGGGAAGAGCCTGAGTTTAGAGAAAATGTATTGCCACTAGGGGTAACAAAAATGTCAGCAGGCACAACAACAGCAGTTGGTGGCAGAACTCAAAAAGAAGATACGGTTCAATTTGACACATCGGATAAAAGAACAGTAGATGAAATTAAGGAAATGCTATTATCAAAAGGCTATCAACCTGTATTTAAAGATTGGCAGTTGCTGTGA
- a CDS encoding thiazole synthase, whose protein sequence is MSDIFRIGDKALNSRLFIGTGKFPRKPMIQEVIESSKSEVVTVALRRIDFDVKEENVLTYIPESCVLMPNTSGARNADEAVRIAKLARAAGCGNWIKIEVIADNKYLLPDNLETLKATEILVKEGFVVLPYMSPDLAMAKRMEDVGAAAVMPLGAPIGSNRGIKTKELVRILIDEIKVPIIVDAGIGKPSEAAEAMEMGCDAVLVNTAIATAANPVQMGRAFALAVEAGRQAYLAGTAVETQYANASSPLTGFLD, encoded by the coding sequence ATGAGTGATATTTTTAGAATTGGTGATAAAGCGTTAAACAGTAGGTTGTTTATTGGAACGGGTAAGTTCCCTAGAAAGCCTATGATTCAAGAGGTTATTGAAAGTTCAAAGTCTGAGGTTGTTACTGTTGCTCTTAGACGTATTGATTTTGATGTTAAGGAAGAGAATGTTTTAACCTATATACCTGAAAGTTGTGTTTTAATGCCGAATACTTCAGGGGCACGTAATGCAGATGAGGCAGTTCGTATTGCTAAGCTGGCTAGAGCTGCTGGTTGTGGCAATTGGATTAAGATTGAGGTTATAGCAGATAACAAATATTTGCTACCAGATAATCTTGAAACGTTAAAGGCTACAGAGATATTGGTAAAAGAAGGTTTTGTGGTTCTGCCTTATATGAGTCCTGATCTTGCTATGGCTAAGAGAATGGAAGATGTGGGGGCAGCGGCAGTGATGCCTTTAGGAGCACCTATTGGTAGCAATCGTGGTATTAAAACAAAAGAGTTAGTAAGAATTTTAATTGATGAGATAAAAGTACCTATTATAGTAGATGCAGGTATTGGTAAACCATCAGAGGCAGCAGAAGCTATGGAAATGGGTTGTGACGCTGTACTGGTTAATACGGCAATTGCAACAGCAGCTAATCCAGTTCAAATGGGTAGGGCATTTGCTCTAGCAGTAGAGGCAGGAAGACAGGCATACTTAGCAGGAACTGCAGTAGAAACACAATATGCAAACGCATCGTCACCGTTAACAGGTTTTCTAGACTAA
- the thiS gene encoding sulfur carrier protein ThiS: MKIKVNGKEEIIEGSMSLMTFVLEKELNPERIVIEYNLDILSKEQWESTVLKDEDKLEILCFMGGGC, translated from the coding sequence TTGAAGATTAAGGTGAATGGGAAAGAAGAGATTATTGAAGGGTCAATGAGCCTTATGACCTTTGTTTTAGAAAAGGAATTGAACCCTGAGCGAATTGTTATTGAGTATAATCTTGATATTCTTTCTAAAGAGCAATGGGAGAGTACTGTTTTGAAGGATGAAGATAAGCTGGAAATTTTATGTTTTATGGGAGGCGGCTGTTAA
- a CDS encoding permease prefix domain 1-containing protein produces the protein MLFPKRDAFLDKVITYIKFPFDRSSIRLELKNHIDDKIQEYMKDGYHREKAEETAINEMGDPKEIGVLLNKEHNPFIGWIWKITSIGVIIFGIFNLIYIIFPAVIGLFNSNLMNHIPKDHIVYRINVNEKVTMDDKVIVFNKVVYDINDNLTIFYKHYDKIWSTSGNVLGLIDEISDDLGNVYFSGGGTVYGGIVSKGALIFRNFSSEAKILYLKYDRFNRKYEIEIPLKVGDYYE, from the coding sequence ATGCTTTTTCCTAAAAGAGATGCCTTTTTAGATAAAGTGATTACCTATATAAAATTTCCTTTTGATAGAAGTTCTATAAGGTTGGAACTAAAGAATCATATAGATGATAAAATCCAGGAGTATATGAAAGATGGGTACCATAGAGAAAAAGCAGAAGAAACTGCCATCAATGAAATGGGAGATCCAAAAGAAATTGGTGTTCTGTTAAACAAAGAACACAATCCGTTTATTGGTTGGATATGGAAAATTACTAGTATTGGCGTTATTATATTTGGTATTTTTAATTTGATCTATATTATATTTCCAGCTGTTATTGGTTTATTTAATAGTAATTTAATGAATCATATTCCAAAAGATCATATTGTGTATCGTATTAATGTAAATGAAAAAGTTACAATGGATGATAAGGTTATAGTCTTTAATAAAGTGGTATATGACATTAATGATAACTTAACTATTTTTTACAAGCATTATGATAAAATATGGAGTACGTCAGGAAATGTTCTTGGGCTTATTGACGAAATAAGTGATGATTTAGGGAATGTATATTTTTCAGGAGGAGGTACAGTGTATGGGGGCATTGTATCTAAAGGCGCTTTAATCTTTAGAAATTTTTCAAGTGAGGCTAAGATTTTATATTTAAAATATGATAGGTTTAATAGAAAGTATGAGATAGAGATACCGCTAAAAGTAGGTGATTACTATGAATAG
- a CDS encoding PadR family transcriptional regulator: MKIDKGLIGGSTTLLILSLLKEKDQYGYEIIKELKERSDSTFEFKEGTLYPVLHKLQNKAYIKSYLAKGETGKERKYYKITDKGLKQLVEEKEKWKVFSLSVNKVIGGESHAFS; the protein is encoded by the coding sequence ATGAAAATTGATAAGGGTTTAATTGGTGGGAGTACTACGTTGCTTATACTATCCTTGCTCAAGGAAAAGGATCAATATGGGTATGAAATTATTAAAGAGCTTAAGGAGAGATCAGACAGTACTTTTGAGTTTAAAGAAGGCACTTTGTATCCTGTTCTTCATAAATTACAAAACAAAGCATATATCAAATCCTATTTAGCAAAAGGGGAGACAGGGAAAGAACGTAAATATTATAAAATAACAGATAAAGGGTTAAAGCAATTAGTTGAAGAAAAAGAAAAATGGAAAGTCTTTTCATTATCTGTGAATAAAGTAATAGGTGGTGAAAGCCATGCTTTTTCCTAA
- a CDS encoding SLOG family protein, whose translation MRSKREKALCFVGDESAILYKDDLQVKTIEALLLKEIDQAIEKGIETFYFGACYGFSHICANAVLVHKMVFNNLRNIQLIAVVPYEEQAKDLSEKNRKVYYNTLAHCDKVITLNTKYKQGCYEKRTRYMIDHSSQMICYYEGYKGSGEYPLRYAEKNKLQIVNLYDSIK comes from the coding sequence ATGAGGAGTAAAAGAGAAAAAGCACTTTGTTTTGTTGGAGATGAGTCTGCAATTCTTTACAAAGATGATTTGCAAGTAAAAACAATAGAAGCATTACTTTTAAAAGAAATTGATCAAGCAATTGAAAAAGGCATTGAGACATTTTATTTTGGTGCTTGTTATGGATTTAGTCATATATGTGCTAATGCCGTATTAGTACATAAAATGGTTTTTAATAATTTAAGAAATATTCAACTCATTGCTGTAGTACCCTATGAAGAACAGGCAAAGGATTTGAGTGAAAAAAATCGGAAAGTTTATTATAACACCCTGGCTCATTGTGATAAAGTTATAACTTTAAATACCAAATACAAACAAGGTTGTTATGAAAAAAGAACCCGTTATATGATAGATCATAGCAGCCAAATGATTTGTTACTATGAAGGTTACAAAGGCAGTGGAGAATACCCTCTTAGATATGCAGAGAAAAACAAACTTCAAATTGTTAACTTATATGACAGTATAAAATAA